TTTAGGATTTCCCACGACTGACCTTTCTTGTCTTTTAATTCAAACTCGAAACGACTGACAAAATCAAAATCTCGAATTTCACCACCAACCATAAACAGGAGGTAGTAGTTACCGAGCTCATGGTCGGGCTTGGCTTTTCTCATATCTCTCCAAAGTTCCCTGATGATTTCGAGATATGCTTTGCGTTGTTCGCCCCCTGAAACAGCATCATCCTTAAAAATTTTGAATGCCTGCTCTCGCTCGTCGGCCATGATGAACAATGGCAAAGGATTGGGAAACAATTTCCGGCGGCTCAAATCCGAGAAGTCATAGAGCGTTTGCGCCTCTTCGGAAGAGATGCGCCCTGCGATGTCGAATGTGGCCGATTGATGCAGGAGAAAAGGTTTTTTCAACGGGAAGCCGTTGAACCAGTTGCTCGTGCCGTGCAACAAATCGGGACTTTTAGAGTCTGCCAGATTATACTCTGAAGTATTGAATAGTTTCTCTTTCAGGTACTTGCGGTTGGCTGCTGCATACGTTTCGAGGGGCAGGTCAAGATAAAAAATGACGTACTCGCCATCTTTTACTGACGGATATGCCTCCACTTTTGCCAGCCAACGGTGCAGACGGTCGCGGTCGCTTAGTGCGACTCGGAAGGCTTCAGCGATGCGTTTTTCTTCGTCGTTTTCGAGCAACGCGACGGCTTTGGCAAAATAGCCGTCAATCCGGTCGTACACCTGCGACTTTTTTTCTGCCTGATTGGTCAGGTATTGGTCGCCACCTTCCAGATTAGTGCGTTTCAAGGCAAAACAAAATGGCGATGCCGAATGAATGGCTTTGACAGGCGTATCGAAGCATTTATTGGTGTCCACCATCCAGGCGACCTGCGACCAAGCGGCGCATTTTTTAAACCAATCTTCTACCGTAGTTTTTTTACTGAATACACCTGCAAAGGCCAACTCGTCGGCAATGCTGATTTGCTCAGGAGTGCTTTCCACCCGAAGGACGATGTGTAGCCCCTCTTTCGGTGTGAGGTTGAGGTTGCGGAATACCGGGTCATCAACGACCGTTTGGGTGAATTGGACAAGTTCTTTTAGCATAGCGATTTCGTTTGATGATGCAGTAGGGATCAATACGTCAAAGCAGATTGGACCTGCTTCAACTACTCACAAGCCCATCCTCTGGGTTTGGAAGCCAAAGGATTCTCTTGAGGCGATGCTCATAGATTATGCGACGACCCCTATGCATCAAGTGACGCAAAGGTAAAGGCCAAAAAAATCAAAACAATAGGTAGGTAAAAATAAATTTTTGCAAACCCAAAAATATTTAGACCTTCGTGGGGTGGTTTTTCAAACCCATTTATTTTAAACAACTGAAAATCAATTGTTTTATTCGCAATCGCACCGTTTTGGAATTGAAACAAACAGGAGGTTGGTTTTTTTAAAATCTCCATTTCAATCGTACCACTTTTGGATTTTCAACGGCTGCCTGTAAGGGCAGCCGTTTTTATTCCCCGCCACAAATCTCCTCCACCATCCTCCGAACCTATTTCCCCACCCCCTCTACTTTTTCACTTTTTTACGGAATAGCCCCGCAGCCGAAGCCTTGTGCATTTTCTTTTCCAAATCCCGCCAACAACCCCACTTCCACCAACTCCCGCGGCACCTCCAACTCAAAATCGAACATCCAGCCCTTCACCCGCGTCTCCGCCGGAGTGCCGCTTTTGATGGTGACGAGTTTCGACTTTGGCGGCGGCCCGACCGGGCGAAACCCAAACTGCGCGGCATCCCAGAACCTGGGCGGCTCGTGGCCGGTAGCGGCGGCGTATTTGTCCAGCAGGTTGAGCAACAGCAACCTGCCGAAGTCCGCGTCGTCGGGGTGCAGATATTCGTCGGGCTGGTTGTCGGGGCGTTTGCGGGCGATGACGAGGGGAGACAGTGTGCGGATGCGCACCGGCTCCGGGCCGTTGGGCAGTTGCAGCGGGCGCATTTCCACCGTCTGCACCACGAAGCGCACTTGACTAAGGCGGTCGCCGAGGCGGAATTGTTGTTCCTGAAATAGCCCGCGCACAAACTCTTCCGCCGCACGGTCGAGGTAAAAACCGATGACGAAGGACACTTCGCGTGCTTGTATGTGCAGCCGGTCGCCTTCCATGCGGAACTTGGGCACGCGCAGCTGCGAAAAACTGAACAGTTTGAACGACTTGCGCCCAGTTGTATAGCCGCGCTGATGCAGAAAAGCAGAGTATTCGGCATCGGCGTTTTGCAACACCTTGTATATCCAAGCCGACAGTTCGTACTGGTAATTGACGGGCAGCACGGGGTGCTCGTCGAGGCAGCGAAGCGTGATGTTGAATTGCATTTTTTTGGTCGGATTGGTTATGTGATTGATTGAATTGACAGGGCAAAGATTGAGCAGGTGAGAGGGAACTGGCTTCCATACCCCCCTCGAACCAAATTTTTTCTAAAACCTCATTTTCTCCACTTCCCGTTGGAGATGTTCGCGCAAGGAATCGGGTGCGACCACCTCAATATCGAGATGGTAAAAGCCAAGAATGAAGTTGGAGAGGCCGTAGAAATTGCGGTTGACGTCGGCTTGAAAGTCGAAGAATTTAGGATTGACCGTCGGTTCTATGTAATTGCGTGTCAGAGGGTACCGCTCGATGAGTTCGTTGTAAGCTCCCACACTGAGGCGCAAATGAACATTCGTCTGCTGGTTGGTGACAATTCTGAAGGGGTCTGTCTTCATGATATTGTGATGACCCTCGTGTTGCCAGGGCTGGTCGGTGAGTTTTACGCGCACAAAGCGCGTAATCCGAAAATGCTGAACTGCATTTTTACTTATCTCAAAGGCATGGAGCATATCGTCGCCAGCGGCGATGTGAAAAGGCTCCACGAGGCGGTCACTAATCTGACCACTGTGAGAGGAGCGATACTCTTCCAGCACGACCATCCGTTTTTCGGCTTTTGCCTGCTCGAGCAAGTCAATCTTGGTAAGGTGCGGCTTGCGCAGGTTGGCAAAACCAAGTCGGCTGTAGTCGTAAAGCGAGTGCAATTTTTGCTTTAGCGCCGATTGTCTTTCGGGCGTAGTGCGCAGGTTGTCAATGGCTTCGTAGAGCAAAGCCCGTTCTTCTTCTGAAAAATAGAGCAACTCGCCCGCTTTTTTCAAAGGCTTGTCTTTGATGAAAAAATAGCGATATTTTTCATCGTAATCCATCTCGAACCCGGCGTTCACGAAGGCTTCAAAATCGCCAGTGATAGTGTCTGGGTGTACTGCGTAATTCGTGGCGAGTTCCTGCTTGGTGTAGCGTTTCGGCTGCTCGATAATCGCGCGCAGGATGCGCAGCAGGCGTATTTTGGTGCCATATTCTCTATCTTTTGGCATTGGCAAGATTGTTAAATTCGTGTTTCTGGTGCAATGATAACAACCCGCCCTAAAAACCACCAAATATATACCTTGATTCGTTAGGATTTGTCAGATGAACATGATTGATACCCCTGATTTTGAGCAGATTGCGATTGCAGCTATGCCCAAAACTTGGCGGAGCGAGGTATAGCAACTCCTTTTTCCCAAAAAAAACGCCCTCGCCCAACCAACGGCGCCTCTCACCCAACCAACGGTCGTTCCGGCCCACCTTCGACCGTTCCTCAATTCGCAGCCGCCGCTCGCAAGGTTTTCCGGCAGGCCGCGCCCTTGCCCCCGCAACTTTGCAGCACCAAACGGAATAAACATTCCTGCAAACATTTAAACTTGTCCAACAC
This genomic interval from Saprospiraceae bacterium contains the following:
- the cas6 gene encoding CRISPR-associated endoribonuclease Cas6; this encodes MQFNITLRCLDEHPVLPVNYQYELSAWIYKVLQNADAEYSAFLHQRGYTTGRKSFKLFSFSQLRVPKFRMEGDRLHIQAREVSFVIGFYLDRAAEEFVRGLFQEQQFRLGDRLSQVRFVVQTVEMRPLQLPNGPEPVRIRTLSPLVIARKRPDNQPDEYLHPDDADFGRLLLLNLLDKYAAATGHEPPRFWDAAQFGFRPVGPPPKSKLVTIKSGTPAETRVKGWMFDFELEVPRELVEVGLLAGFGKENAQGFGCGAIP
- a CDS encoding WYL domain-containing protein, encoding MPKDREYGTKIRLLRILRAIIEQPKRYTKQELATNYAVHPDTITGDFEAFVNAGFEMDYDEKYRYFFIKDKPLKKAGELLYFSEEERALLYEAIDNLRTTPERQSALKQKLHSLYDYSRLGFANLRKPHLTKIDLLEQAKAEKRMVVLEEYRSSHSGQISDRLVEPFHIAAGDDMLHAFEISKNAVQHFRITRFVRVKLTDQPWQHEGHHNIMKTDPFRIVTNQQTNVHLRLSVGAYNELIERYPLTRNYIEPTVNPKFFDFQADVNRNFYGLSNFILGFYHLDIEVVAPDSLREHLQREVEKMRF